Genomic segment of Arachis stenosperma cultivar V10309 chromosome 4, arast.V10309.gnm1.PFL2, whole genome shotgun sequence:
ACTTTCGATGGTGGAAATTATCAACCCTTCCACgccgaaagaaaaaaaaaagataaaatatattttttgtctttaaaattagataaaaaaattttaaatatttttaaattttattttattttaattttatttttaaaatttttatttacattctgtcaataaattttttaaaaaatttaaagtaaactattaatataatttttgttcattttttataataataatatgaccttttaattaaaatagaaataatttatTTCGGTCTCTATTCTCTTTTTTGTAATACAAAGCGgtctttataaatattttttcgtCTATTCTAAACAAAAAATACTGATGTATCAGGTTTAAAAATGGACAGAGACCTAATTATCTCTAAATTCAAATTGATTAGAGGTTTATTTgtcatctttttttaaataatatatttttaaaatattttttattcattatattaatattctttttttaataaattattaaatatatggtATAATAAATACAACTTAATTAATAacttattcaaatttaaaaatatcatttattatgaaactaaataaataatttttaaatatataaataataagcattaaaattcgattAATATATTATCAATAATTACCCTATAATATACTATTAATATTATGATCtagataatttttataataaagtaaaaactaatgaacacattatttgatatataataaaaattttgtgagtaataacaaatttaatattttatttttttgaactaaattaataattctatttgatatctttgtACTAAAATACACTATGAGTAGGTTATTAATactaaatcaaataatatatatattattgagaCCATTTATAAACTCAACAAACTCAAAGCatcattaatattattaatctaataataatacatattgTCATAAGGTTATAGATAGATAAAGATTTATTAATACAAGAATAGtgtgaattaattaaaattttatgtatattaaaatttaattaaatttacatatatatatatatatatatatatatatatatatattatatgttttattttatttagtattagtAGCCTATTCATAATGTATTTTAGTGCAAAGATATCaagtaaaattattaatttagtttaaagagataaaatttaaatttgttattactcaaaaaaattttactatatatcaaataacgtgttcattagtttttattttattgtgaaAATTATCTAAATCATAATACTAATAGTATATCATagggttattattattaatgtattaatcgaattttaatgtttattatttatatatttaaaaattatatttgagaattatttatttaattttataataaataatatttttaaatttgaataatttattaattagtttatactaattatactatatatttaataatttattgaaaaagaatattaatataatgaataaaaaataattttaaaaaatattgtttaaatAATAAGGACAAATAAACtcttaactaatttaaatttaaagacAATTAGACTCCTGTTTATTTCTAAACCTGACATGTTAGTATTTTTCGTTCAGAGTTGATAGAGAAATATCTATAGGAACCGCGTTATATCACGAAAGTAGAGAATAAAAAACGAAGCGAatcgtttttattttaaaggattgagttgttattttaaaaaatgacaGGGTTCAAATTGGTAGTTCACTCAAAAATTTAGAAGTAATTTAATAAtagttatataaattaatttttaatataaataaatcaaatataattGTTATGTATTATTGCTAGATTCGTTTTAGATTATttgaaaatttagtttttaaaaaatatatttaatataaataaaaaacttttgaaataattaaaatataataaaataaaataaaataaaatatattccCCCACACGGAGTTGAGACTGGTAAAATACAATATAATAATGCACGCACAATAATCAAAATGGATTCCTGAAACATGGTTTATGTTTTTATGTTTTGTCCTCGTCAATTCATTTCTTTTGTATTCCTCTGTTATATTGATAGTGCACACAGATTGATTCTAGGAAGTAGAAGTTAGGAATAATGATGCTTTCTTGTTGTCCATATTGTATATATGAATTTGGTATCAATGACTAATTTATTATAGATTagagttttatttaaaataaatttattactGATTAATGAATATGCTTTTTATTTTATGGTTAGTGCCCCCACATGATTATTGTCCAAGCTAAGAACAAACGTATAATAATTCTCATCATTAACATGAGTTTTTTTCCCACAATATAATAAGCTGTAATTTATTCTTCTATATATTGAATTATCGATTAAGATCCTATTCTGCTATATGTCTCTTAGATTTTTAGTTTGTATTTATTTCACGgttgttattatatatatttgtacAGTTTATGTCATCTTAATTTtcattatcaaaatttttattatatatcttaatttttggtattttttttatgatatattttaatcTGTCAAGGGCTAATCTATTACGGATGGAAGTTTGTCGTTGACTAATAAATTTTACATGCACAAGGTCAGATTTAAACTTCCAATAGTTATTTAAGCGAACTAGTAAATTAATTACTAGACCAACCTAACttgattttttaatattattttatatctatCTTTTTTCTCCTACCATTAGATTTACCAAGTCATCATTTAGTGTGTTTTTCTTTggtaaaaatatttagaaaatttttaaatgtgCTTAGAATATCgatatttcaataattttaaccgttgattttaattaatatatataatatatattttttgtaattgaaatcaatagttaaaattattgaaatacAAATGTACTTTCTTTTTTGGTCGATAAATACAAATGTACTTGAAACACTTAAAATTCTTCCAAAACATTTTATAGTAATTTTGTGTTTTGGTCCAGTAGGTTTTCTTTTTTGGGACAAACAATTGTAGTTGGTGTGTTTTCAAGTTCTCGAAATTGTAGTTATTCTTTGTCAAATTCCCTTTAATGGCGAAGGTGGGTTTCCCAACTTAAAATGACCCACTACAAATCACCAAAAAATGCCCACTAAAAGAAAACAATTGGAATACAAGTTTTTGGTCAAGTAATAGGAGAACACTTAGTAGATGACTACGTGTTTGTTTTTGGTCAAGTAATACATGTTTTTAATGTAcaacaccaaaaaaaaataaaaaacatgtTTATAACGTAATACACtacttatttttaaatttaaattgtagGCAAAATTGTATGATGATAATACTCAATTTACGATTTAAAAATAGCATATATTAATACAAGTGTAATAACATTGGATGTACCAATAATATTATTGTAAAATTCATACAACTTCTAAATTCTAATACATGAATTATGAAAGTGGTATCCAAAATTACATTCATGTTTTACTTTctaagatattattattattgttgatgtCGTTGTCAGATGCTGAGTTACTGCTATCAACAAAGCCAAATGTTTCTAGGAAGATTGTAAACAACGATTTGCCTTTTCTCTTGTGTTGGTAAACTGCACAGATGGTCTGTATTACGGTGAAGGCGAGTGCAAAGACTGCACCTGCAGTTGTCACTCCCACAACCCAGCTTGTAAAATAGTTACGCACCATTGAAGCCCTCTTCTTCGCATACCTTGATCCAACATACTCATTTGCCTCATTGACAGCTTTGTACAAATAAGACTCACTCGAATCAGGTAATATCTCCTTGGCAATGTTGTTGATCACTTCCGCCACCTCTTCATCGCACCCCAAAGAGTGGTTAAGCACTCCATTATGGTGGAGAAGCGCCACATCTTTTGGTGAGTTGATGAGTCTGTTGAAGAAGAACATGTATGTTGTCACGTCAGGGTAGCATCTCTTGTGGCACTTTTCAAAGGCCACCATGTTGCGAAACACGGTTCCTCTGTGGTCGCTTATGTGAAGAGTAGGAATTGTGAGTTCTTTTACcaattttttcaataatttatttCCAAATCTTATATCCAGCAGTTTTGGTGTgtcatgtgttttgatcttcACACCGGACTCGACCAGCTCGGTTGCGGTGTGAATCATGTTGGTTTGACTCCCTCTTTGATCTCTGCCACCAATCACAGGCCTTACACCGGATCGAAGAATGTCCAGCAAGTGCTGCAATTCGAAATCTGCTTTCACAGTTTGCGGAAAATTTTTGCTGGAGCCGGATCTCAACAAAGGGTAGAGGAACTTGAGGGCAAGAGATTCAAGACTTGTATTTCCATTATTTGTTATCTCGTACAGTTTTGTTAATACAAACAATGGAATCTGGTTCTCCAGCATTATCATCTCGCGGCGAATGGTGGGTAGCATCCACCTGCTGAGATCATCGACTTTGTTGAATTCGCTCTCTGAGAATTCTCTCAAGAGTTGAATAATGAATGAACCATCGATCATCATTATTTCTAGAAACTCATCGCTGCTGAATTTGATCTTCTCCGCGTAGCATTCACGCGCCTTGTCCTGAAGCGATTCCAGTTCTTTGAAAGCTTCGTCGAGTTTGGCTGATCCGTTTGGACCACTGGGATCGAAGAGACGCCTAAATAACCTCATCTTGATGTCTTCCATTTCATTCAAGTGTGGTCTTCCATGGTGGTACGGACCAATTGCTATGTTGTTTGGTATGTAGGCTTTTGGTTCCACCTGTCGCATGTTTCGTGGGATCCTATATATGCAAACATGTTCACTTTCTTTTGGATTCCCTCTTTCTAACCCTTCTCTAACGTGACCCCTCCAATATGGGTTTATCTCTGCACTACAGTGGAATTTTCTTTTCATGAATTTGTAATTGTGATGAAGGGCAAATCTAATGAGATTATTGAACCCCATTGCTATTGATTTGTTTAGAAAGAAGGTAATTAACTAATAACAAGTTTAATTTCCTCTCTTGTCTTTGCGCAAATTGAGACCACTCAACAACCCCTTTTGAACACAACAATTGGTCATTCTTTAATGTTCTAGTCAATTGTGTGTTTATGTGaaacaaattaaagaaagtttaattatattttttattgggTGGTGGATGGTGATTTCtccattttattattttattatattaaaaatattatttatatattaaaatgagttattaatatatttatatataaatatatattatttaatttattttagtatatatttatattttaatatatattttatattagtggtTAATTTTGGAGGATTGAATAAAAGTTCATTGAGCAATTTTTGCAAATGTGATATTATTAACCATGCTTTATTAACCTGCTTCAAACTTCATCCAAATACTGTTTAGCCTTGTAGGTTGACCATTGAACATCTGAAGTGAAGATTTAAAATTGTTAAGGTTTGAGAAGGTCCAAAAATAACCTTATACTCCAATAATAACTTGATAATTAAGTCTTATATTTAGGGGTGATAACACTATCCGAACTCACGGATATCTATTTCGTTCTTATCCGTTCGGGGTGGGTAATTATTCGAATTCGTATCGAGGTGGATTCTTGGACGAAACGGGACGGGGTCGGGTTTAGGTTAAATCTGTCCCTACCCGCTCCGgtatatataatagatatataaatatatatttttaatatataatatatgtaagatatatataaaataattagtaaaatgattaataatattgtatcatatttaaatttttactttaatttatgttatgtatataaataatagttatataattttttaaattttattttattttttgaatttaataattataggaaCGGGTAGGGGCGGGGCGAGTACCTGCAGAGGCGGGTTAGAGTTTAACATTTTACTACCCGCGGATAGAGGCGCGACGGGTTCGATGCGGGTTTTTGTTGAGTGGGGCGGAATCGGGTAGAGCAAAAAtccgcccctacccgccccgttgccacccctacttatatttatattaatgcGTATATTTATAATAAGATATCTAGTTATATCCccgtaataaaataaaaaaaatgagcgacaataaaataaaataaattaatacaGGTTTATGTCTTTATTAGGagttataataatattaacaaaTAATTTTGTGAGGCAAACGATAATGagaattattagataatttaaaaataaataaatttttaattttttaattcaaaaatatatatattttttatttattgaaaatataaaaatatatttaattttttaaaatatgagatatttaaattttactgttaaaatatacaaaaataaattagtcTCTTAGAAGAATTTAaatgtttcatattttaaaaaataaataatattttttatttttaattagtcaaaaatatatttatttttgagataaaaaattaaagacgTGTTTATTGTTTactcaattttttaatatatttgattaaattattatttaatttttaattctttttattatttttaaataaaaataattttatgtgaGTAGTTAACTTAAGACTAGTGTATTTGCTCATAGACGTAAGCATGCTTTCATCACCCTACTTCAAAGCATATTtctcaataaataaataaaataaggatGAAGGCCAAGGAGGAGGTTGCAGTATTGACTTTTGAGTTTTGACCAAGAGTTTTGTTAATTTTACAAGCCTTTTGATTCTAGTTCTTTTTTTgtggttaattttttataataagagaAACAACATTTGACTTCTCTGCTCGTCTCATTATTTTATAGGAAACATTTTAAGTGCTCTGAAGAGTATCGGTGTACCAGTTGTTTTAatcgttgattttaattaatatatattatatatattttttataattcagatcAACAGTTAAAATAACTGGTGTATCGGTATTCCCGGTGCACTTGAAATGCTtcctattttatattttatatatatatatatatatatatataatattaataatcatGGTCAGAATCTATTGCTCATTGTGATGATAACGAAATATTTATACTTCAACATAGGAAAATGACAAAAAGCAAATATAAGTCATGGATGGTTGGTAGGGAATTAGGAATTCATTTTTGCGCTGGATAagaattagaatttaatttgtaattttttatataaatcataatttttaaatataaaaataatatggatATTAGGAACAAGAAAATAATTTGACAAAACGATTGTGTATTATTTGATGTcattacaaaatacaatatacaaaagtatataaatattaagagaatcaaaagaataaaagtgtaatattttttaataaatatacagatatattaaataattttaattgatgaTAATGATTTAATTGATTCTATATTCTAACATTCCTCCTCAAACTCAAGTGGAAGCTAAGAATATTATCTTAAGTTTGGATACTAGAGTCTGAAAATGAGTAAAATGATGGACCTTCGTGAAGATATCAGTAGTCTGATCCAGAGTCCCAATAGCTATGAGACGAACAACACCAATAAGGAGATGTCGACGGACGAAGTGACAATCAATCTCACTATGTTTTATACACTCATGAAAGACATCATTATGGGCAATCTGAATAGCACTTCAATTGTCACAATAAACATCAGTGGAAGACGATTGAGTGGCACTGAAGTCTTCGAGAAGCCAATGAATCGAGACAACTTCAACAGTGATGTCAGTAAGAGCACGATATTCAACTTCGGTACTTGATCGAGTAGTGAACGTTTGCTTCTTAGTTCGCCAGACAATGCgaaagtcacaaaaaaaaaatagtaaccAATAGTAGAATGACGATCAGTAGGATTACCCGCTCAATCAGCATCTACGTACACTTGAAAGGTTAAAGATGAATTGGCAGAAAAATGAAGACTATGAAAGAAATTAAAGTACTTTTGATGCGTAGTGAAGGTTGCAAACTGCCGCATAATGAGTAGTGTGATGAGCTAACAAGAACTGGCTAACAACATGAGCAGGATAGACGATGTCAAGTTGTGTGACAGTTAGACTAGACCTCCAACTAACCGTCAAGAGTAGGATTATCCAGAACTGTGTCATTCGTAGGAGTAAACAAAACATTAGGCTCAAGAGGAGCAGACTCAATACGACTATCTGTAATACCAGTTTGAGCGAGAAGATCAGAAGCATAATTAGCTTGGGAGAGATAGATATCTTCATCATTGGATATTATCTTAAGACAAAGAAGATAAATGAGAGAGCCAATatctttcatctcaaaagtGTGGTGAAGGGATGCTTTAAGATTAGCGACACCATCAGCATCATCTCCGATAATGATTATGcatcaaaatacaatagtagaAGAACAATCTCACATTCACTTTTACGAATAAAGAGATAATTCTCATGATGGCTGCAAGTGAAACCAAGATTACAGATAGTGGTGCTAAACTTTTTAAACTATTCATGAGGAGCTTATTTGAGACCATAAAGTAGCTTACAATGTAACACCCTagctaccaaagctcacgcttccggctgcgcaactctgatagctcggacattacgacgacacttatactatttaatactaaaatatgagcctgtttaaaactttaaaccgcaaaaTCGCTCCCAATAAAATAGTTTTGCTATACAACGTACatccatacataccatacaacttGCAGAAacttgatgagcagatattttatacgctttttgggggtaatttcatgtagattttagtatgttttaattagtttttaatagaatattattagtttttaagcaaaaattatatttctggactttactatgagtgtgtgtatttttctgtgatttcaggtattttctggctgaaattgagggagctgagcaaaaatctgacttaggctgaaaaaggactgctgatgctgttggatcctgacctccctgcactcgaaatggattttctggagctacaggagtccaattggcgcgctctcaacggcgttggaaagtagacatccaggactttccagcaatatataatagtccatactttgcgcgaagatagatgacgtaacttggcgttgaacgccaagtacacgctgctgtttggagttaaacgccagaaacacgtcatgatccggagttgaacgcccaaaacacgtcataacttggagttcaactccaagaaaagcctctactcgtggatagctttagtctcagccccagcacacaccaagtgggccccagaagtggatttctgcaccaattatcttagtttactcatattctgtaaacctaggttactagtttactatttaaacaacttttagagaattatttggtacctcatgacattttcagatctaaattacatactttttgacggcatgagtctctaaactccattgttgggggtgaggagctctgcagcgtctcgatgaattaatacaattcctttattttccattcaaacacgcttgtggaaaaggatttcaaggaagagttgaagttcagaggacaaagcatctccaaaactccaacatatttctcattactggacaacaagtaacgctttgattctcttttatttttctaataattttaaacactttgacttcttGCAATTGAATCCAAATAATCTTAccggcctcctgactaagattaataaaataaatatagcttgctttaaaccaataatctccgtgggatcgacccttactcacgtaaggtattacttggacgacccagtgcacttgctggttaatggtacgagatcataagaaattttgattttgatattgagattaagatttcgtacaccaagtttttggcgccgttgccggggattattcgagtttgaacaactaaaggtttattttatttcttagattaagaataatttattattgttattgttatagagtcattaaattctgataggatagtttcttttcaaaaatttcttttcaaaaatattatttttctttattaatttttaatttttcgtgagtctagtgtcttgttttaagtttggtgtcaattgcatgcttttccttgtctcttaatttttttttttcgaattgcatgttcttgtttttccttgaccttcaagttgttcttgtttatttttcttgttgatcttgagtttttcttgctttgtgtcttttcttgtttcacttgtgttctttttaaagcattaattggaatattcagaacaagtgttacatttactcccaattggctagagtattggtttatattcttgataattgggtatacgctttggaacctttttcaaaaataatttttctttgattgaatcttgtaccaaactttaagtttggtgttttcttgttaatctttttataattttcgaaaattttgttaaagttttctaaaaatcttaagtttggtgttcttccttttgttcttggtgttcttgtgaatcttcaaggtgttcttgagtttttcttgtgtcttgatcttaa
This window contains:
- the LOC130976111 gene encoding UPF0481 protein At3g47200-like → MGFNNLIRFALHHNYKFMKRKFHCSAEINPYWRGHVREGLERGNPKESEHVCIYRIPRNMRQVEPKAYIPNNIAIGPYHHGRPHLNEMEDIKMRLFRRLFDPSGPNGSAKLDEAFKELESLQDKARECYAEKIKFSSDEFLEIMMIDGSFIIQLLREFSESEFNKVDDLSRWMLPTIRREMIMLENQIPLFVLTKLYEITNNGNTSLESLALKFLYPLLRSGSSKNFPQTVKADFELQHLLDILRSGVRPVIGGRDQRGSQTNMIHTATELVESGVKIKTHDTPKLLDIRFGNKLLKKLVKELTIPTLHISDHRGTVFRNMVAFEKCHKRCYPDVTTYMFFFNRLINSPKDVALLHHNGVLNHSLGCDEEVAEVINNIAKEILPDSSESYLYKAVNEANEYVGSRYAKKRASMVRNYFTSWVVGVTTAGAVFALAFTVIQTICAVYQHKRKGKSLFTIFLETFGFVDSSNSASDNDINNNNNILESKT